In a single window of the Gossypium hirsutum isolate 1008001.06 chromosome D02, Gossypium_hirsutum_v2.1, whole genome shotgun sequence genome:
- the LOC107908440 gene encoding uncharacterized protein has translation MQVVRGRIFCSKYSAAPATWVGVRRGRSFAASLPSPSDSPKRKRVSKDERRDLIESFVNRYKSVNAGKFPSVTAAQKEVGGSYYVVRKVLQELEYKSKICSSNSSYENLSAKAANKGDKSFSIVEVVSTVVQDDTCARAMDDVKMHDTNDKQLEADRGSCHDFVLEENSVLKVDAKGLEKQEDDKVGGLEIDDSDNFLIFPDKQKIVEAIDQDLESDKLFKTESQGVQSEFVVVKDDLPKEETQIGNEEGDKREQAMSKESLDSGSPEPKAEHHPKILEKEKYKHHPEFLEEEKYARNPSSEQTENAEGSKKSTLWGNLKSFAGGIINIWRKL, from the exons ATGCAGGTTGTAAGAGGACGGATATTCTGCTCCAAGTACTCCGCTGCTCCTG CAACATGGGTTGGTGTGCGGCGTGGAAGATCATTTGCTGCTTCTCTCCCTTCTCCTTCTGACTCTCCCAAGCGAAAAAGAGTCTCAAAGGATGAACGTCGAGATTTGATCGAATCTTTTGTTAACAG GTATAAATCAGTGAATGCTGGGAAATTCCCATCTGTAACTGCAGCTCAAAAAGAAGTGGGTGGCTCTTATTATGTTGTTAGGAAGGTTCTTCAAGAGTTGGAATATAAATCTAAAATATGCTCCTCAAACAGCAGTTATGAAAATTTATCAGCAAAAGCTGCCAATAAAGGGGATAAATCATTTTCTATAGTTGAAGTGGTCTCAACTGTAGTCCAAGATGACACTTGTGCAAGAGCTATGGATGATGTAAAGATGCATGACACAAATGACAAGCAACTGGAGGCTGACAGA GGTAGTTGTCATGATTTTGTTTTGGAAGAAAATAGTGTGCTGAAAGTTGATGCTAAGGGCCTTGAGAAACAAGAAGATGATAAAGTAGGGGGTCTTGAGATAGATGATTCTGACAATTTTCTAATATTTCCGGACAAACAAAAAATTGTCGAAGCTATTGATCAAGATCTTGAATCAGACAAGCTGTTTAAAACTGAATCTCAAGGTGTTCAATCTGAGTTTGTTGTAGTCAAAGATGATCTACCAAAAGAAGAAACTCAGATTGGAAATGAAGAGGGTGATAAAAGGGAACAGGCTATGTCAAAGGAGTCACTAGATTCTGGGAGTCCAGAGCCCAAGGCTGAGCACCACCCAAAAATCctagaaaaggaaaaatataagCACCACCCAGAATTCCTAGAAGAGGAAAAATATGCAAG GAACCCCTCTAGTGAGCAGACTGAAAATGCAGAAGGTTCGAAGAAGTCAACTCTGTGGGGGAACCTTAAGTCATTTGCTGGTGGTATTATTAATATATGGAGAAAGCTGTGA